One genomic segment of Salinigranum rubrum includes these proteins:
- a CDS encoding alpha/beta fold hydrolase — protein MPSTTLHDSLTTEKHRLPDGRTLAYTLCGDPDGAPVLVHHGTPGSRLFAALLDGAARDVGARLVVPDRPGYGRSSPPPTDWDWSDWRADCTALLAADSLDDVSTLGFSGGGPFALACARSDRVTRVGLVGAVVPPFEGGLATLARVPFALRALFGLSTLLASAVGPSVVVGQYTDRDVDDAVAEAVAADFDEALDQGARAPARENRLFAVGRIEAPRDVPLRAWHGSRDENAPLDPVERLVRDVDGALRTLDADHLGTLLDCRREALRWLVGDEG, from the coding sequence GTGCCCTCCACCACGCTCCACGACTCGCTGACGACCGAGAAGCACCGTCTCCCCGACGGTCGGACGCTGGCGTACACGCTCTGTGGCGACCCCGACGGCGCACCGGTGCTCGTTCATCACGGCACACCCGGTTCGCGCCTGTTCGCGGCACTGCTGGACGGCGCTGCCCGCGACGTCGGAGCGCGACTCGTTGTTCCGGACCGCCCCGGCTACGGTCGGTCGTCGCCGCCGCCGACTGACTGGGACTGGTCGGACTGGCGGGCCGACTGCACGGCCCTCCTCGCGGCCGACTCGCTCGACGACGTCTCGACGCTCGGCTTCTCGGGCGGCGGCCCGTTCGCGCTCGCCTGCGCCCGGAGCGACCGGGTGACGCGGGTCGGCCTCGTCGGTGCGGTCGTCCCCCCGTTCGAGGGCGGCCTCGCGACGCTCGCACGGGTGCCGTTCGCGCTCCGAGCGCTCTTCGGCCTCTCGACTCTGCTCGCGTCGGCCGTCGGCCCGAGCGTCGTCGTCGGGCAGTACACCGACCGCGACGTCGACGACGCCGTCGCCGAAGCAGTCGCCGCCGACTTCGACGAGGCGCTCGACCAGGGAGCGCGTGCACCCGCCCGCGAGAATCGCCTGTTCGCCGTCGGCAGGATAGAAGCGCCACGGGACGTTCCGCTCCGTGCGTGGCACGGGTCGCGGGACGAAAACGCTCCTCTCGACCCTGTCGAGCGTCTCGTCCGCGACGTGGACGGAGCGCTGCGGACGCTCGACGCGGACCACCTCGGGACCCTCCTCGACTGTCGCCGCGAGGCGCTGCGGTGGCTCGTCGGCGACGAGGGCTGA
- a CDS encoding sensor histidine kinase: protein MTREDSTESVLALCDALERVTDGVAALDADLRYTVVNEAAAELLGRSPDELEGTTVSGSFGGDTDVEERLETAMETGSRTTFEHYDAERDRWLEIRAHPDEGGLSLALIDVTERKGRERELERQEYLFDSVQGLIDVGMWEYDPATDRLFWSDGVRAIHGVDDSYEPTVSEAIDFYHPDDRDVIAAAVEDALEHGERFDLDLRIVRTDGEIRDVRTHGEVVSADGQSGGVLRGAFQDITERKERERELERVRAFVENSSDTISVVDEDGVIQYSSAAAYQEGGVPPESLVDRSAFERIHPDDRAEAERTFERALANPGEKYVCQYRGRQADGSWVWLESTCVRPADGDIEGLVVVTRDIAERKRRAQERRALSEEYEAVFENADDGIFLVDVETEDGDPVFRYSRLNPSHEERTGLTTAAVKGRTPREVLGEDTGRVAETHYRRCVETRSAVTYDESVTPPDVDGVWQTRLAPVVVDGEVARVVGIARDVTERVEHERELRRKNARLDEFASVISHDIRNPLSVALGRVQLLDAGSESEHLPPVLRSLVRIEAIVDDTLTLARHGETVAETEPISITGLAGQCWGTVDVADAILEVDDEFTLHGDRDRLRHVFENLFRNSVEHGSTSSRSGADDSVDHGSTGSRPDADDSVGHGEPSVTVRVGRLGDDGLYVADDGPGIPEPERETVFEPGHKSSAGGTGFGLTIVRRIVEAHGWTVTAAESETGGARFEFRGVDIEDAVDDETSGD, encoded by the coding sequence ATGACTCGGGAGGACTCGACCGAGAGCGTCCTCGCTCTCTGTGACGCGCTCGAACGCGTCACCGACGGTGTCGCCGCGCTGGACGCGGACCTTCGATACACCGTCGTCAACGAGGCGGCCGCGGAGCTGCTCGGTCGGAGCCCGGACGAACTGGAGGGGACGACCGTGTCGGGGTCGTTCGGCGGCGACACCGACGTCGAGGAACGACTCGAGACGGCGATGGAGACGGGGAGTCGGACCACGTTCGAGCACTACGACGCCGAACGGGACCGGTGGCTCGAAATCCGAGCCCATCCCGACGAGGGCGGCCTGTCGCTCGCGCTCATCGACGTCACCGAGCGCAAGGGGCGCGAACGCGAACTCGAACGACAGGAGTACCTCTTCGACAGCGTTCAGGGTCTGATCGACGTCGGGATGTGGGAGTACGACCCGGCGACCGACCGGCTGTTCTGGTCCGACGGCGTCCGCGCCATCCACGGCGTTGACGACTCGTACGAGCCGACGGTGTCGGAGGCGATCGACTTCTACCACCCCGACGACCGCGACGTGATCGCCGCGGCCGTCGAGGACGCACTCGAACACGGCGAGCGGTTCGACCTCGACCTCCGCATCGTGCGCACCGACGGCGAGATCCGCGACGTTCGGACCCACGGGGAGGTCGTCTCGGCCGACGGGCAAAGCGGTGGAGTCCTCCGGGGCGCCTTTCAGGACATCACCGAGCGCAAGGAGCGCGAGCGCGAACTCGAACGCGTCCGCGCGTTCGTCGAGAACAGCTCCGACACCATCAGCGTCGTCGACGAAGACGGCGTCATCCAGTACAGCAGCGCGGCGGCGTATCAGGAAGGGGGCGTCCCGCCGGAGTCGCTCGTCGACAGGAGCGCGTTCGAGCGCATTCACCCCGACGACCGGGCCGAAGCCGAGCGGACGTTCGAGCGGGCGCTCGCGAACCCCGGGGAGAAGTACGTCTGTCAGTATCGTGGCCGACAGGCCGATGGGTCGTGGGTGTGGCTCGAATCGACCTGCGTGCGCCCTGCTGACGGCGACATCGAGGGACTCGTCGTCGTCACCCGAGACATCGCCGAACGGAAGCGACGGGCGCAGGAGCGGCGGGCGCTGTCCGAGGAGTACGAGGCCGTGTTCGAGAACGCCGACGACGGCATCTTCCTGGTCGACGTCGAGACCGAAGACGGCGACCCGGTGTTCCGCTACAGCCGGCTCAACCCGTCGCACGAGGAGCGGACGGGGCTCACGACCGCGGCGGTCAAGGGGCGGACCCCGCGTGAGGTGCTCGGCGAGGACACGGGAAGGGTGGCCGAGACACACTACCGACGCTGCGTCGAGACGCGCTCGGCCGTCACGTACGACGAGTCGGTCACGCCTCCCGACGTCGACGGCGTCTGGCAGACCCGGCTCGCGCCCGTCGTCGTCGACGGCGAGGTCGCCCGAGTCGTCGGCATCGCGCGCGACGTGACCGAACGGGTCGAGCACGAGCGGGAACTCCGCCGGAAGAACGCGCGGCTCGACGAGTTCGCGAGCGTCATCTCACACGACATCCGCAACCCGCTCAGCGTCGCGCTCGGTCGGGTGCAACTGCTCGATGCGGGGTCCGAGAGCGAACACCTCCCGCCCGTCCTGCGGTCGCTGGTGCGCATCGAGGCCATCGTCGACGACACGCTGACGCTCGCCAGACACGGCGAGACCGTCGCGGAGACCGAACCCATCTCCATCACCGGGCTGGCCGGCCAGTGCTGGGGAACCGTGGACGTGGCCGATGCGATCCTCGAAGTCGACGACGAGTTCACCCTCCACGGCGACCGGGACCGGCTGAGACACGTCTTCGAGAACCTGTTCCGAAATTCGGTCGAACACGGCTCGACGAGCAGTCGGTCAGGGGCCGACGACAGCGTCGACCACGGTTCCACGGGCAGTCGGCCAGATGCCGACGACAGCGTCGGACACGGGGAACCGAGCGTGACCGTCCGCGTCGGCCGCCTCGGCGACGACGGTCTCTACGTCGCGGACGACGGGCCCGGAATCCCCGAACCGGAACGTGAGACGGTTTTCGAGCCGGGACACAAGTCGTCCGCCGGCGGGACGGGATTCGGTCTGACCATCGTTCGACGCATCGTTGAGGCACACGGGTGGACGGTCACGGCGGCCGAGAGCGAGACCGGAGGTGCCCGGTTCGAGTTCCGCGGCGTCGACATCGAGGACGCTGTCGATGACGAGACGTCGGGAGACTAA
- a CDS encoding MFS transporter: MLVTLSVGWAIIQGGRFVLSPLLPTIIADLGITEATAGLAFTALGGVYAVAQYPSGRLSDQWTRTTLIVPGLAVLVVGFLLFGTASSYLPFVAAAVVVGLGKGLFAIPSRALVSDRYVERRGRALGVYAAGTDAGGLVASGVAVVVLSSATWRAPFLPIAVALALLTLLFVWWSDEPYQVERADLELGTTVRRLVASSGQRRTLTAYALFYFMVGGFITFFPTYLAGSKGFTESLASVAFAVVFVVGFGIKPLAGDLSDRFHRQDVAAAGMGAAALALVVLVVAESALLIWASTLVLAVGYKTQFPLADAIVMDAAPDGGMGADLGAARALFLGASAVGPAYVGIVATAVGYAAAFGSLAACLLVAALLVWH; encoded by the coding sequence CTGCTGGTCACGCTTTCGGTGGGGTGGGCGATCATCCAGGGGGGTCGGTTCGTCCTCTCGCCGCTCCTCCCGACCATCATCGCCGACCTCGGAATCACGGAGGCGACGGCGGGCCTCGCGTTCACCGCGCTCGGCGGCGTCTACGCCGTCGCACAGTACCCGAGCGGACGGCTCTCCGACCAGTGGACCCGCACGACGCTCATCGTTCCGGGCCTCGCGGTCCTCGTCGTCGGCTTCCTGCTGTTCGGGACGGCCTCGTCGTACCTGCCGTTCGTCGCCGCGGCGGTCGTCGTCGGTCTCGGGAAGGGGCTCTTCGCCATCCCCTCGCGGGCGCTGGTGTCGGACCGCTACGTCGAGCGCCGCGGACGAGCACTCGGCGTTTACGCGGCAGGAACCGACGCCGGCGGACTCGTCGCATCGGGGGTCGCGGTGGTCGTTCTCTCGTCGGCGACGTGGCGCGCTCCCTTCCTGCCGATTGCCGTCGCGCTCGCCCTGCTCACCCTCCTCTTCGTGTGGTGGTCGGACGAGCCCTATCAGGTGGAGCGTGCCGACCTCGAACTGGGGACGACGGTCCGGCGACTGGTCGCGTCGAGCGGCCAGCGTCGGACGCTCACCGCGTACGCCCTCTTTTACTTCATGGTCGGCGGCTTCATCACGTTCTTCCCCACCTACCTCGCCGGGTCGAAGGGGTTCACCGAGAGCCTCGCCTCCGTGGCGTTCGCCGTCGTGTTCGTCGTCGGCTTCGGCATCAAGCCGCTGGCGGGCGACCTCTCGGACCGCTTCCACCGACAGGACGTCGCCGCCGCCGGCATGGGGGCGGCGGCGCTCGCGCTGGTCGTGCTCGTGGTCGCCGAGTCGGCTCTCCTGATCTGGGCGAGTACGCTCGTCCTCGCGGTCGGCTACAAGACGCAGTTCCCCCTCGCCGACGCCATCGTCATGGACGCGGCGCCCGACGGGGGAATGGGCGCGGACCTCGGCGCGGCACGGGCGCTCTTCCTCGGGGCGAGCGCCGTCGGCCCCGCGTACGTCGGCATCGTCGCTACCGCCGTCGGCTACGCCGCCGCGTTCGGGAGCCTCGCGGCCTGTCTCCTCGTGGCGGCGCTCCTCGTGTGGCACTGA
- a CDS encoding aldo/keto reductase, whose protein sequence is MRYTLLGNSGLRVSELALGTMTFGEDWGWGAGREACAEMFEAYVEAGGNVVDTANNYTNGTAEEIVGDLLDGRREECVLATKYTLSTREGDPNGCGNHRKNMMQAVDASLARLKTDYIDLLWVHAWDGLTPIEEVMRGLDDLVSRGKVHYVGFSDTPAWVVARAQQLALERDWAPLSAIQIKYTLTERTPERELLPMARAFDLGVCVWGALDGGVLTGKYLDGGEGRATTTDREITERQHEITREVVAVAEELDVSPAQVVLAWVRQQPGQQLPILGATSLEQLRDNLTSLDLTLDGDHRRRLDEVSAVELGFPHDFLADETIERVMFGGTKDSIDPYTE, encoded by the coding sequence ATGCGATACACGCTACTGGGGAACAGCGGCCTGCGGGTGAGCGAACTCGCGCTCGGGACGATGACGTTCGGCGAGGACTGGGGCTGGGGCGCCGGGCGGGAGGCGTGCGCGGAGATGTTCGAAGCGTACGTCGAGGCCGGCGGGAACGTCGTCGATACGGCGAACAACTACACGAACGGGACGGCAGAGGAAATCGTCGGCGACCTCCTCGACGGTCGGCGGGAGGAGTGCGTCCTCGCGACGAAGTACACCCTCAGCACCCGCGAGGGCGACCCGAACGGCTGTGGAAACCACCGCAAGAACATGATGCAGGCGGTCGACGCCTCGCTCGCTCGATTGAAAACCGACTACATCGACCTGCTGTGGGTCCACGCGTGGGACGGCCTGACGCCAATCGAGGAGGTGATGCGGGGCCTCGACGACCTCGTCTCTCGGGGGAAAGTCCACTACGTCGGCTTCTCGGACACGCCGGCGTGGGTGGTCGCCCGGGCACAGCAACTCGCCCTCGAACGCGACTGGGCGCCCCTCTCGGCGATACAGATCAAGTACACCCTCACCGAGCGGACGCCCGAACGCGAACTGCTCCCGATGGCCCGGGCGTTCGACCTCGGTGTGTGCGTCTGGGGAGCGCTCGACGGCGGGGTGCTGACGGGCAAGTACCTCGATGGAGGAGAGGGTCGTGCCACCACCACGGATCGAGAGATCACCGAGAGACAACACGAGATCACCCGAGAGGTGGTCGCAGTCGCCGAGGAACTCGACGTCTCGCCCGCACAGGTCGTCCTGGCGTGGGTACGCCAGCAACCGGGACAACAGCTTCCCATCCTCGGGGCGACGAGCCTCGAACAGTTGCGGGACAACCTCACGAGCCTCGACCTCACGCTGGACGGTGACCACCGCAGGCGACTGGACGAGGTCAGCGCGGTCGAACTGGGATTCCCCCACGACTTCCTCGCCGACGAGACCATCGAGCGAGTCATGTTCGGAGGGACCAAGGACAGCATCGACCCGTACACCGAGTGA
- a CDS encoding CARDB domain-containing protein: MRSSNDWPSLVVAVALAFVLVTVAVTPVAGESVTAQSESSPDGTEADTTAEPQSNETQSDGTETTDRTTQRPTTTPGESAFVVSNLSAASRVRVGDNVTVTAAVTNHGTARGTETLRYSFDGETVATRTATLDAGATTLLTVTVTADEISAVHDSVEAGTHVHGVRNESGAGIATRLRVTPDVDFTVERIEAPTEVSHGEPYLVLATVENPGDVAVTRRVAYAFAGQHVAEKAVTVSGNDTRQVAFQIRLADVEAAVGTVANETTYDHAVVTGGDRSGGAVRVVERPHADASSLAVESFEAADDVRPGDSHTVNLTVRNVDTAHFEGQVAYWVDGSVVETEWVRVPIGEQRTVSFRVPYDDVERAAVPLSAQRTTHSVRVGDAALVTRPVTVHAPTRTPTTPPPTFTVTSTAPAPTQSPSPAAPTPSPTTDGGEGDATCQRGFFSECGGSPFGEVSLTLLGVFLSGFGIVYEMYRGRR, from the coding sequence ATGCGTTCCAGCAACGACTGGCCCTCCCTCGTCGTCGCGGTGGCGCTCGCGTTCGTGCTGGTCACGGTTGCGGTCACGCCGGTGGCCGGAGAGTCCGTGACAGCACAGTCCGAGTCCAGCCCCGACGGGACGGAGGCCGACACGACGGCGGAACCGCAGTCGAACGAAACGCAGTCGGACGGGACGGAGACGACCGACCGCACGACACAGCGCCCGACCACGACGCCGGGCGAGTCGGCGTTCGTCGTCTCGAACCTGTCGGCGGCGTCGCGCGTCCGCGTCGGCGACAACGTGACCGTCACGGCCGCGGTCACGAACCACGGGACGGCGCGCGGCACCGAGACGCTCCGCTACTCGTTCGACGGCGAGACCGTCGCGACGAGAACCGCGACGCTCGACGCGGGGGCGACGACGCTCCTCACCGTCACCGTTACCGCCGACGAGATCAGCGCGGTTCACGACTCGGTCGAAGCCGGGACCCACGTCCACGGCGTCCGGAACGAGTCGGGGGCCGGCATCGCGACCCGACTCCGGGTGACGCCCGACGTCGACTTCACCGTCGAACGAATCGAGGCGCCGACCGAAGTCTCACACGGCGAACCGTACCTCGTCCTCGCGACGGTCGAAAATCCCGGCGACGTCGCCGTCACGCGGCGGGTGGCGTACGCGTTCGCCGGGCAACACGTCGCCGAGAAGGCGGTCACCGTCTCGGGGAACGACACCAGACAGGTCGCCTTTCAGATCCGCCTCGCGGACGTCGAAGCGGCGGTCGGGACGGTAGCCAACGAGACGACGTACGACCACGCCGTCGTCACCGGCGGCGACCGTTCCGGCGGTGCCGTCCGCGTCGTCGAGCGACCGCACGCCGACGCGTCGTCGCTGGCGGTCGAGTCGTTCGAGGCGGCCGACGACGTCCGGCCCGGCGACTCACACACCGTGAACCTGACCGTTCGAAACGTCGACACGGCCCACTTCGAGGGACAGGTGGCCTACTGGGTCGACGGCTCGGTCGTCGAAACCGAGTGGGTCCGCGTCCCCATCGGCGAGCAGCGGACGGTCAGCTTCCGCGTGCCGTACGACGACGTCGAGCGCGCGGCCGTCCCGCTGTCGGCACAGCGGACGACACACAGCGTCCGCGTCGGCGACGCGGCGCTCGTGACGCGACCCGTAACCGTCCACGCCCCGACGCGGACGCCGACCACGCCGCCGCCGACGTTCACCGTGACGTCGACGGCTCCCGCGCCCACACAGTCGCCGTCGCCCGCGGCCCCGACGCCGTCACCGACGACCGACGGGGGCGAGGGCGATGCGACCTGCCAGCGTGGGTTCTTCAGCGAGTGCGGCGGCAGCCCCTTCGGCGAGGTGTCGCTCACGCTCCTCGGGGTGTTCCTCTCGGGGTTCGGCATCGTCTACGAGATGTACCGGGGGCGACGATGA
- the gfcR gene encoding transcriptional regulator GfcR translates to MMNVNELIEAAGSLAASGASHGEISDELNVSRDTASWLVRKSEPETLSRTDRPRTGPRSAGYRPQDVHVDWSAIGRKSARLDHVGAALADLLSTVEREADLTVGIEKAGASLATVVSRVLDTDLGSYAPAKHQWEAGDIADLDGSFSQNFAPVDGADCYVVDDTITSGTTMTETVEAIREEGGNPVACAVLVDKQGVEAIDGVPVYSLVNVVRVGDE, encoded by the coding sequence ATGATGAACGTCAACGAACTCATCGAGGCTGCGGGATCACTCGCCGCGAGCGGCGCCTCCCACGGCGAGATTTCCGACGAACTGAACGTCTCTCGCGACACGGCGTCGTGGCTCGTCAGGAAGAGCGAACCGGAGACGCTGTCGCGGACCGACCGCCCGAGGACCGGGCCACGGAGCGCCGGCTACCGTCCGCAGGACGTCCACGTCGACTGGAGCGCCATCGGTCGCAAGAGCGCGCGACTCGACCACGTCGGTGCGGCGCTGGCCGACCTCCTCTCGACCGTCGAGCGGGAGGCCGACCTCACCGTCGGTATCGAGAAGGCCGGCGCGTCACTCGCGACGGTCGTCTCGCGCGTCCTCGACACCGACCTCGGGTCGTACGCGCCCGCGAAGCACCAGTGGGAGGCGGGCGACATCGCCGACCTCGACGGGTCGTTCTCGCAGAACTTCGCCCCCGTCGACGGCGCCGACTGCTACGTCGTCGACGACACCATCACCTCCGGGACGACGATGACGGAGACCGTCGAGGCCATTCGGGAGGAGGGCGGTAACCCCGTCGCCTGCGCGGTGCTCGTCGACAAGCAGGGCGTCGAAGCAATCGACGGCGTCCCGGTCTACTCGCTCGTCAACGTCGTCCGCGTCGGCGACGAGTGA
- a CDS encoding GTPase, translating into MGILTRLRSFLFPDSAPAVIGLYGPPNAGKTTLANCIAADWADVSVGEASEVPHETQRAQRADGIEIDHEEGSVTVSVVDTPGVATEVDHAAFFEHGLDEADAQARARGATRGIGESMRVLREEVGGVIYVLDSTGDPRAQVNDMLLGIVEDQGLPLVLVANKVDHDDADADAVAEAFPHYDVVPVSGLTGENTEALYTAIAERFG; encoded by the coding sequence ATGGGCATCCTCACACGACTCAGATCCTTCCTGTTTCCGGACTCGGCACCGGCGGTTATCGGCCTGTACGGCCCGCCGAACGCCGGAAAGACGACGCTCGCGAACTGTATCGCCGCCGACTGGGCCGACGTGTCCGTCGGCGAGGCGAGCGAGGTCCCCCACGAGACCCAGCGCGCCCAGCGCGCCGACGGCATCGAGATAGACCACGAGGAGGGGAGCGTCACCGTCAGCGTCGTCGACACGCCCGGCGTCGCGACGGAAGTCGACCACGCCGCCTTCTTCGAACACGGCCTCGACGAGGCCGACGCACAGGCGCGCGCTCGCGGGGCGACCCGCGGCATCGGCGAGTCGATGCGCGTCCTCCGCGAGGAGGTCGGGGGCGTCATCTACGTCCTCGATTCGACGGGGGACCCCCGCGCGCAGGTCAACGACATGCTCCTCGGCATCGTCGAGGACCAGGGACTCCCGCTCGTCCTCGTCGCCAACAAGGTTGACCACGATGACGCCGACGCCGATGCGGTGGCCGAGGCGTTCCCGCACTACGACGTCGTCCCCGTCTCGGGGCTCACCGGCGAGAACACCGAGGCGCTCTATACGGCCATCGCGGAACGGTTCGGCTGA
- a CDS encoding substrate-binding domain-containing protein — MNHSDSSTPKNSTKSVSRRQFVKAAGASATAVGLAGCVSTGGGSSGSSGDSTEEPIDTSEPTEEVTVSWAVGPREKNRRDEVVAALRSAGLSENIELEMLAGSNLTDNRQSRYTQWLSSGRETPDLLQFDSGWTIPFILREQLANLSNVLPEEMLTDVEENYFSASVQTASHPETGDLYGVPLFPDFPTIQYRKDLLREAGYGDSDFQTWATESMSWAEFSQVTKQAMEANPDVQYGFSFQANAYEGLSCCDFNEFMTSWGGAYFGDPSQYLFGPIGDRPVTVDEQPVVDSIRMVRTFIHGEDDPEGIGGDFAGNIAPEAVLQWTEESSRKPFTNGDAIMHRNWPYSIGINGAEDAFGEDLGVMPIPYGVTADEAEYPMTGGPVAALGGWHNALNPNSQNKSAAVQVMRTMMEPEFQLEMFDLLGYTPPRTDLFGSDRAREVAPYGRYMEQLRIAGENAIPRPVTTIWPTQSIRIARRVNESYAQERTPQEAMTRLKEELEGTEESA, encoded by the coding sequence ATGAACCACAGCGACAGCAGTACACCGAAGAACAGCACCAAGTCAGTCTCGCGGCGGCAGTTCGTCAAAGCGGCGGGCGCGTCGGCGACGGCAGTCGGCCTCGCCGGGTGTGTCAGCACCGGCGGCGGATCGAGCGGTTCCTCCGGTGACAGCACTGAGGAACCGATCGACACCAGCGAACCGACGGAGGAAGTCACCGTCTCGTGGGCGGTCGGCCCGCGCGAGAAGAACCGGAGAGACGAGGTGGTAGCGGCACTCCGCAGTGCGGGCCTCTCGGAGAACATCGAACTCGAGATGCTCGCGGGGTCGAATCTCACGGACAACCGGCAGTCGCGGTACACCCAGTGGCTCTCGTCGGGGCGGGAGACCCCCGACCTGCTCCAGTTCGACAGCGGATGGACCATCCCCTTCATCCTCCGCGAGCAGTTGGCGAACCTCTCGAACGTCCTGCCCGAGGAGATGCTGACCGACGTCGAAGAGAACTACTTCAGCGCCTCCGTCCAGACGGCCTCCCACCCCGAGACGGGCGACCTGTACGGGGTGCCGCTCTTTCCGGACTTCCCGACGATACAGTACCGCAAGGACCTGCTCCGCGAGGCCGGGTACGGCGACTCGGACTTCCAGACCTGGGCGACCGAATCGATGTCGTGGGCGGAGTTCTCGCAGGTCACGAAACAGGCGATGGAGGCCAATCCCGACGTCCAGTACGGCTTCTCGTTCCAGGCGAACGCCTACGAGGGGCTGTCGTGCTGTGACTTCAACGAGTTCATGACCTCGTGGGGCGGCGCGTACTTCGGCGACCCCTCCCAGTACCTGTTCGGTCCCATCGGCGACCGGCCGGTGACGGTCGACGAACAGCCGGTCGTCGACTCCATTCGGATGGTTCGGACGTTCATCCACGGCGAGGACGACCCCGAGGGAATCGGCGGCGACTTCGCGGGCAACATCGCGCCCGAGGCCGTCCTGCAGTGGACCGAAGAGTCCTCGCGCAAGCCGTTCACCAACGGCGACGCCATCATGCACCGCAACTGGCCGTACTCCATCGGCATCAACGGCGCGGAGGACGCCTTCGGCGAGGACCTCGGCGTCATGCCCATCCCGTACGGCGTCACCGCCGACGAGGCGGAGTACCCGATGACGGGCGGGCCGGTGGCGGCACTGGGCGGCTGGCACAACGCCTTGAACCCGAACTCACAGAACAAGTCCGCGGCCGTGCAGGTGATGCGGACGATGATGGAGCCGGAGTTCCAACTCGAGATGTTCGACCTGCTCGGATACACGCCGCCCAGGACCGATCTGTTCGGCTCCGACCGCGCCCGGGAGGTCGCACCGTACGGCCGGTACATGGAGCAACTGCGCATCGCCGGGGAGAACGCCATCCCACGGCCGGTGACGACCATCTGGCCCACCCAGTCGATCCGCATCGCCAGACGCGTCAACGAGAGCTACGCCCAGGAACGGACGCCACAGGAGGCGATGACGCGGCTGAAAGAGGAACTGGAAGGGACCGAGGAGTCGGCCTGA
- a CDS encoding PH domain-containing protein, with amino-acid sequence MTRGLPAVWSSLFGLPFVAVGAYLVALQTRYPLTANQPTVPPTAGVALAVFGLFVAGFGAYVQFVAMPDRPTMRADEWVVDDRNPAQRSALAKALAGVPFLGAGLSLLYATDHPLVYPTVALAVGLYLLSTGLHQYWRNTLTTYLVTNKRMLEEYRFLSLVRTEVPLDKVRAVEERQSAWDALFGLGSVSVRAGASGDLSVTVRSVYDPDEFADVIRDRLGRVDEKPTTESAEPDATDEADRQQRPETTPADGVVVDVGGGGGKLPSDPPTALTGLPGRKSEEPSETDEQSSD; translated from the coding sequence ATGACGCGCGGTCTCCCCGCCGTCTGGAGTTCGCTCTTCGGCCTCCCGTTCGTCGCCGTCGGGGCGTATCTCGTCGCGCTTCAGACGCGGTACCCGCTGACGGCGAACCAGCCCACGGTTCCACCCACCGCCGGTGTCGCGCTGGCCGTCTTCGGCCTGTTCGTCGCCGGGTTCGGCGCGTACGTCCAGTTCGTCGCGATGCCGGACCGACCGACGATGCGAGCGGACGAGTGGGTCGTCGACGACCGCAACCCCGCCCAGCGGAGCGCGCTCGCGAAGGCGCTCGCCGGGGTGCCGTTCCTCGGCGCGGGGCTGTCCCTGCTGTACGCCACCGACCACCCGCTCGTCTACCCGACCGTCGCGCTCGCGGTCGGACTGTACCTGCTGTCGACGGGCCTCCACCAGTACTGGCGGAACACGCTCACGACCTACCTCGTCACGAACAAGCGGATGCTGGAGGAGTACCGGTTCCTGTCGCTGGTCCGCACGGAGGTGCCGCTCGACAAGGTGCGCGCCGTCGAGGAGCGGCAGTCGGCGTGGGACGCCCTGTTCGGACTCGGGAGCGTCTCCGTCCGGGCGGGCGCGAGCGGTGACCTGTCGGTCACGGTTCGGTCGGTGTACGACCCGGACGAGTTCGCCGACGTGATCCGTGACCGACTCGGGCGCGTCGACGAGAAGCCGACCACGGAGTCCGCCGAACCCGACGCGACCGACGAGGCGGACCGACAGCAGCGACCCGAGACCACCCCCGCCGACGGGGTCGTCGTCGACGTCGGCGGCGGCGGTGGAAAACTGCCGTCGGACCCGCCCACCGCGCTGACCGGCCTCCCGGGACGGAAATCGGAGGAACCGTCGGAGACGGACGAGCAGTCGTCCGACTGA